One window of bacterium genomic DNA carries:
- a CDS encoding DPP IV N-terminal domain-containing protein, translating into MYQFLWALVFLLFSWEAQAYNFPDLKWKTAETEHIYIHYHQGEELTAERLSQVADPIFEAVCQAYDYTLKSKVHVIFQDVFDVSNGGALPTEDLIILWPTHLYNYLRGRSDWIPEVFAHELTHIISLKKANLFTHYLPFLRFNFLYLAGLFKDKAWYAGGGVLFTGEITPPWFSEGIAQYEEIKPRGEDSYREMFLRTSLLEDNLLTIHEMDVFSGKNYFTGEQVYNHGLSLVTYLNQTYGDSTAARLITRGGRRGHPDFDDTLRDVTGKGEEELYQAWKNWLREKYEPAVSRISQSLVAGEREKVFEAKQIDESDSWSEGMFNLYCRPSPDGQWLAFATSRGDEWGATHLCLRARQDDKTGCETPIGLSSSFSWAPDGHRIVAAKKISGSDGYHFDDLYLIDLEPTLNRLEEDSPAWVKYKPGKSKRISRGLRATEPDFSPKGEWIVFIRNGDAQKNLAMIKPDGSNIKSLTHFTDNTQCGHPRWSPDGSRIVFTVSKKDKQYLCLIDPQGKQLIQLTDEVAEDRDPSWIDNDRLLFSSNREGGIFNLYQLDLKQKKLLRLTNCLTGAFSPVITSDGQDIFYSSFSSFGFRIYRLPWGETMQQEVKYQAPAQVPNQAPILNPPRQELHLSSLPYTTTLRPLQVIPELIYDDYDKELKPGIIVPIGDYLSQHEFMGEYFPRSGEFSLSYLNRQFAPGFYAEYTHSKFKEDYLTLDTEKEEMELYRFHGQGFDRVFAEFFYQLSDSQVLGLGWSKTRFKTNATAAKGEEEEGYLIVEGKEGTDTIPITWVWFTPSTEYSDEEMARTELWAFIWRYLNILPTPNSDVHPKAGMDLSFIYLKRMTDLSRLYYAYFPHDEPTSSSIDFNSFFLSANTYFPLPWGDHTLRVHLMGGYTDRNVAYIDEFFGGGWMGLLPFGDFSTESILPGYLYDKTRGKLAIHGETLAIMRLGYQLPLLSHINKKITPFHFDSLYFNLFGDVGNAWPYGGYNGKFVSDVGAELKLKATMLYRVPWNSFIRIAHGFDDPEDKDFRLYVGLGIGGERY; encoded by the coding sequence ATGTATCAATTTTTGTGGGCCTTAGTTTTTCTTTTATTTTCATGGGAGGCACAAGCCTATAATTTTCCTGATCTTAAGTGGAAAACGGCTGAAACAGAACACATTTACATTCACTATCATCAAGGGGAGGAACTGACGGCTGAAAGATTAAGTCAGGTGGCTGATCCGATTTTCGAAGCTGTTTGCCAGGCCTATGATTACACCCTCAAATCCAAGGTGCATGTAATCTTCCAGGATGTGTTTGATGTCAGCAACGGCGGGGCCCTCCCCACCGAAGATCTGATTATCCTCTGGCCGACTCATTTATACAATTACCTGCGGGGACGAAGTGACTGGATACCCGAGGTATTTGCCCATGAGCTTACCCATATCATATCTCTAAAAAAGGCCAATCTCTTTACCCACTATCTACCTTTCTTAAGATTTAATTTTCTTTATCTGGCCGGACTATTTAAGGATAAGGCCTGGTATGCCGGCGGAGGGGTGCTCTTTACCGGAGAAATAACGCCACCCTGGTTTTCCGAAGGTATCGCTCAATATGAAGAAATCAAACCAAGGGGGGAAGATAGCTATCGGGAGATGTTTTTGAGGACATCTTTACTGGAGGATAATCTCTTAACCATTCACGAAATGGATGTCTTCTCAGGAAAGAATTACTTTACCGGTGAACAGGTCTATAATCACGGGCTAAGTCTGGTCACTTATTTAAATCAGACTTATGGGGATTCTACGGCCGCCAGGCTTATCACCCGAGGAGGAAGGCGGGGGCATCCTGATTTCGATGACACCCTTCGTGATGTGACCGGCAAGGGTGAGGAGGAATTATATCAGGCGTGGAAAAACTGGTTGAGGGAGAAATATGAACCGGCCGTCAGCCGGATCAGCCAGAGCCTGGTGGCCGGTGAGCGGGAAAAAGTCTTTGAGGCCAAGCAGATAGATGAGTCTGATTCCTGGAGTGAAGGGATGTTCAATCTCTATTGCCGGCCATCACCTGATGGCCAGTGGCTGGCCTTTGCCACCAGCCGGGGAGACGAATGGGGGGCCACCCATCTCTGCCTTCGAGCCAGGCAGGATGATAAGACCGGCTGTGAAACCCCGATCGGGCTTTCTTCCTCTTTCTCCTGGGCACCAGATGGCCACCGAATAGTGGCCGCTAAGAAAATATCTGGTAGTGATGGCTACCACTTTGATGACCTTTACCTTATTGATCTTGAACCTACCTTGAACCGGCTGGAAGAAGATTCTCCCGCCTGGGTTAAATACAAGCCAGGCAAGTCTAAGCGGATATCCAGGGGTTTAAGGGCCACTGAACCTGATTTCTCTCCAAAGGGAGAATGGATTGTCTTTATTCGGAACGGGGATGCCCAAAAGAACCTGGCCATGATCAAGCCGGACGGCTCAAATATAAAATCACTCACCCACTTCACCGATAATACCCAGTGCGGACATCCCAGGTGGTCCCCGGATGGGAGCCGGATTGTCTTTACTGTGTCTAAAAAAGACAAGCAGTATCTATGCCTGATTGATCCGCAAGGAAAGCAGCTCATCCAGTTGACGGATGAGGTGGCCGAGGATCGAGATCCTTCCTGGATAGACAATGACCGTCTCCTTTTTTCATCTAATCGGGAAGGGGGCATCTTTAACCTTTACCAGCTTGACCTAAAGCAAAAAAAACTTCTCCGGCTTACCAATTGCCTTACGGGGGCCTTTTCGCCCGTGATTACCTCTGACGGTCAGGATATCTTCTATTCCTCTTTCTCTTCCTTTGGGTTCAGGATTTACCGTCTACCCTGGGGTGAGACGATGCAGCAGGAGGTAAAATATCAAGCGCCGGCTCAGGTTCCCAATCAAGCCCCTATTCTTAATCCTCCTCGGCAGGAGCTTCATTTAAGTTCGCTGCCTTATACCACTACGTTAAGACCCCTTCAGGTTATTCCGGAACTTATCTACGACGATTACGACAAGGAATTAAAGCCGGGAATAATTGTTCCCATAGGTGACTATCTAAGCCAACATGAGTTTATGGGTGAATATTTCCCCAGGTCCGGGGAATTTTCTCTAAGTTATCTAAACAGGCAGTTCGCACCTGGCTTTTATGCGGAATATACCCACAGTAAATTTAAAGAAGATTATCTGACACTCGATACCGAAAAGGAGGAGATGGAGCTTTATAGATTTCATGGTCAGGGCTTTGACCGTGTCTTTGCTGAGTTCTTTTACCAGTTGAGCGACTCTCAAGTGCTTGGACTCGGATGGAGTAAAACAAGATTCAAGACCAACGCCACGGCTGCCAAAGGAGAAGAGGAGGAAGGATATCTAATTGTAGAAGGTAAAGAAGGCACAGATACCATACCTATCACCTGGGTCTGGTTTACTCCTAGTACAGAGTATTCTGATGAAGAAATGGCCAGGACTGAATTATGGGCATTTATCTGGAGATACTTAAATATACTGCCCACTCCCAACTCCGATGTCCATCCTAAGGCAGGTATGGATTTATCTTTCATTTACCTAAAGAGGATGACAGACCTTTCTCGTCTCTATTACGCCTATTTCCCCCATGACGAACCTACCTCATCAAGCATCGACTTTAATTCCTTCTTCCTTAGCGCCAATACTTACTTCCCTCTCCCCTGGGGAGATCACACCCTTCGGGTGCACCTGATGGGTGGATATACAGATCGGAACGTAGCTTATATAGATGAATTCTTTGGCGGAGGCTGGATGGGGCTCCTTCCTTTTGGCGATTTTTCCACGGAGTCTATTTTACCCGGCTATCTTTATGATAAAACACGTGGAAAACTGGCTATCCACGGGGAAACATTAGCCATAATGAGGCTTGGCTACCAACTTCCTCTTCTTTCCCATATCAACAAGAAGATAACCCCTTTCCATTTCGATTCCCTCTATTTTAACCTGTTTGGCGATGTGGGGAATGCCTGGCCGTATGGCGGATATAATGGCAAGTTTGTCAGTGATGTAGGGGCTGAGCTTAAACTAAAAGCCACCATGCTTTACCGGGTTCCCTGGAATAGCTTTATTCGGATAGCCCACGGGTTCGACGATCCGGAGGACAAAGATTTCAGGCTCTATGTTGGCTTGGGGATAGGGGGAGAGAGGTATTAG
- a CDS encoding ATP-grasp domain-containing protein, with the protein MHLNEIKDLLNPPGFNLIHLTNDVYSGLGLENLIDQYRILSIDYSPAVDSLRKSGLEVFSLEKASGINTVPRNTYHLLSHPQTINYLKNIPGEIRLLLFKSSARINKIAQAYGWPILAVSPQISRALENKLKFIEMAKRAEVDYPASKIIWVTEHLSYQDLRSQFGDPFVVQIGKGFGGRGTFFVRDESEFHSIRQELSGKKVKISEYLEGITLTLNACLTSRGAVVSQPFLQVSGVPECTRHPGASCGNAWGIDLPDQIISRILDTAFKIANSIARAGYRGIFGLDFILHPSSKVYLVEINPRFTNSIPIFTKLQLMAAEIPLLALHILEFLKLLPAKGELPQRVGHIKSGGQLILHNLEGKICTVGQGFRSGIYRIEREQLKWLKEGCSIEDCGSEDEFLIITASEGKQINPDIEYARIQTLGRILDIDLKLKPDLKKMVRQIYAAMKVES; encoded by the coding sequence ATGCATCTAAACGAGATAAAAGATTTATTAAACCCTCCGGGGTTTAATCTTATCCATTTGACCAATGATGTTTACTCTGGTCTTGGCCTGGAAAATCTTATTGACCAGTACCGTATCCTATCCATTGACTACAGCCCCGCCGTGGATTCTTTGAGGAAAAGCGGTCTGGAGGTCTTTTCCTTAGAGAAGGCCTCAGGTATTAATACTGTCCCCCGAAACACCTACCATTTACTTTCTCACCCCCAAACCATAAATTACCTCAAAAATATCCCGGGCGAAATAAGGCTTCTCCTCTTTAAGTCATCAGCCCGAATCAATAAAATCGCCCAGGCGTATGGCTGGCCCATCTTAGCGGTCAGTCCCCAAATAAGTCGAGCCTTAGAAAATAAGCTAAAATTCATCGAGATGGCCAAAAGAGCCGAGGTGGATTATCCGGCCTCAAAAATCATCTGGGTTACCGAACACCTTTCCTATCAAGATCTCAGATCTCAGTTTGGTGATCCCTTTGTCGTCCAAATAGGCAAGGGATTTGGAGGACGAGGCACATTCTTTGTCAGGGATGAATCAGAATTCCACTCGATCAGGCAAGAACTATCCGGCAAAAAGGTGAAGATATCCGAATATCTGGAGGGTATTACCTTAACTCTCAACGCCTGTCTAACCAGCCGGGGCGCGGTGGTAAGTCAGCCCTTTTTGCAGGTCAGTGGGGTGCCGGAATGTACCCGACATCCTGGGGCTTCATGCGGTAATGCCTGGGGGATAGATTTACCGGATCAGATTATCTCAAGGATTCTCGATACAGCCTTTAAAATAGCCAACTCTATTGCCAGGGCGGGCTATCGAGGTATATTTGGTCTGGATTTTATTCTCCATCCCTCCAGTAAGGTGTATCTGGTCGAAATCAATCCCCGGTTTACTAATTCTATTCCCATCTTCACCAAGCTCCAATTAATGGCGGCTGAGATTCCCCTTTTGGCTCTTCACATCCTGGAGTTCCTGAAGTTACTTCCCGCCAAAGGGGAGCTGCCCCAAAGAGTGGGCCATATCAAGTCAGGCGGCCAATTGATCTTGCACAATCTGGAAGGGAAAATATGCACGGTCGGCCAGGGCTTCAGGTCCGGCATTTATCGGATAGAAAGAGAGCAACTGAAGTGGCTGAAAGAAGGCTGCTCTATTGAGGACTGTGGCTCTGAAGATGAATTCTTGATCATCACCGCCTCTGAAGGGAAACAAATCAACCCCGATATTGAATATGCCCGCATCCAGACCCTGGGGCGGATACTGGATATCGACCTTAAGCTGAAACCCGACCTAAAAAAAATGGTCAGGCAAATCTACGCCGCCATGAAAGTTGAGAGTTGA